A region from the Euwallacea similis isolate ESF13 chromosome 23, ESF131.1, whole genome shotgun sequence genome encodes:
- the LOC136416464 gene encoding serine/threonine-protein kinase Wnk-like isoform X1 — MKAQSLEPSASETRSQKSPPKEHVTTIKTVKTDTETTKIVTTTTSLNRYTFMKLKEEEKRPETQSEKKIRTHSCSSIPYDNIIENLAPFRKRFCNVQLFGDKENEKEAAAAAQETDSDVQRIVEAVLDQVLDMAIEVIEKNQLLPIAKAGELPQGPSEEGEQVKVAEEQKEEEEFEYKSRIRCNTGDILSGLYPPKITHAPSNDTLVDAKSFVEDYEEYHDSCSEMPDSELAVGQFFFEGQRCHSLPRSQILNELGDSVNDAIADRQRLKKKKEKSVKHGGVTSLIPIETDSNAEDDTEVQQNDMRLLEVGTKYNIPKNLFQSAEMTEITEQTIDRHDENADSNLEVEQPVVVNLREREGKEDDDDVFRPIAVSPDGRFFKYEEEIGRGSFKTVYRGLDTQTGVAVAWCELQEKKLNKAERQRFREEAEMLKKLQHPNIVRFYNYWESPGPKRKNIVLVTELMLSGTLKAYLRRFKKINPKVLKSWCRQILKGLAFLHSRGPPIIHRDLKCDNIFITGTTGSVKIGDLGLATLKNRSFAKSVIGTPEFMAPEMYEEHYDEGVDVYAFGMCMLEMATSEYPYSECTGPAQIYKKVISGVKPASFDKVQNPEIKDVIESCIRPRKEDRPKVKDLLQHAFFEEDVGLKVEVVSQEGRKIVFRLRVVDPKKRTHKHKENEAIQFEFDMETDKYDAISAEMAKSGIIFEEDAKTVSQLLKAQIVQINKEREKQEKQNKEQEALAQQLQYQQYLQQQAEQQQQQINQQQQQNTQQQFQQQQAQYQQQQPNILQQMQPDQQQQFQQQQQHNIVQQEQQQYQQPQQQQPQDLQHQFPQQSASQTVMNVAPPEGQAQPQTVIYQQPTAPQATQPQAQPQVDQPQVSPPSGVQLQRQTSVEPNVQSQPIVHKQSAPTQFIQQNYIPEGVAQHAEYIQVAGVNPAPPHESASLQSEMLHPSHGEQHRLSDTQIEIQAQPPSFQQPQNFAPQQQPNFQHQQAYQTQQNFNNEQQQYHQQYQAEQQQQFAQQQQQYQQTQIYQQQTQVYPQQQQPQQQQQMPVYNQQYSQQQSQQYMPPSVEQQQQFVPSQQQPQQQSVDQQVYQQQPQFTQNHVQIPQTQAQPLPVQQPQVQEIAQELSHSMGHRLSTTEIPPMNLEQLQQKLAAQSLKDQHRASTTSLPPMPSFDQSQPDHRRLSTASQPACSQEYTQLQQQTITEELAQQQHYTQLQQQTITEEIVQQQQPHIQEEVVLKNGLAEPILTAEQLAVKLNQQSSAAISGHTQPQNDDMDLSVSEQDHSSSTSADPEPSKRRATKRSSIRHRLIVDSVQADGTVECRLVSKQQTVSFKFNRLDTTASDIIDGMTKQDLLKPGQHEKLRVHLQEVMMELKLRPDQIPECARSGSHGREGRKVRHPSLTRQSHKKSHRRHRSRDETSSQPFNSKLESNTNQNDLQTIKTTLADTIYQNLRCRESLNSSGTVSRKTSTASEYTPEHTYVTNTKGPQGLLKQTSVSYANDSCLVAPQEVPTSVQTQEVNHQEEFRNDIPDHSDAFKTELANSLKQKESPPLIPGQKVNLKVFVMSMGNDTPPQSGAGTPNGEPSAEVSSEGGVDLAKPLEKAELKDLPVKNALLSPQRKISRFLVSPVLSGQLDVPKGLDSEIRESAAENAKVESQDVSPQQTILPTQLPQPPSNQQSILPQQPEPPSNQQPTLSQQPLAGPISIQASQPANLENTGTPLVIQPAQQLAPSEPTASVPSRKISAPLESTRLDVEKPMEQKISVCSLKEDSTRGETGQVCGPELINTIEQLKISLDNLKNSSHPKKEDEPKKVLNNVEVPSAKQPSSQPQPTFTPAPAVTQQQPQFTAVPPAAPTVTQTTVLSQPVPQPQVAPPVISQPQQILQTPPVIEQTQGVPNLQQPQAPILANVPSVVAQPPQYVAPPPSQTIVQPQYTQAPPIQHAPPIQPLTSQQLPQTTPPIEPVTIPVQQTVAQQNFVPMGTVNGQYLPQPQSGVPVTQMTYQTAPAIAQSVISPQQQMMQVPTNQPNEVVYQPQQIYAQPQAMPSSGSVQNLSTVVQPAHFQPSLSVEENLQGYAKKVLPDLKHVIESGSSRSSQASTPQQEMMYDLNFQRNLQQRLSNMGPSAGQYVPPTTAPSSPHALITPLEFPQEPISVVTGLNKLRVESGSGSGSGAASSELLSPVIEVDQQNFNTLNSQTPAQFPIVTDPKIRDLSDLNDQLKKINEKPVNSSEGQAPPQVSDSKTAEIIEEAKRELKLELEKLHEGGTTVSQALQESTPDSAARERRVSRFSVSVVNEPDRSRLTPPNAPNDSKPNFPDPSRKESNDSTSSGGNPAPVNQAGGVSAAGTPLTGAAQYPGLGRGQPVGVASGATGQDFTTVINTTFDSLKTTLVKSLPNTGEELPSEEEISQVRFPHPTITKTPYISLNLDYPARPLRKSLSYVDLKKEIETIMPISKSEDENVRRACVMGRRKSKTFRQFPQIVVVPPEGDNNLTTSMPDIHKSLDDLQTSSLSLVLNNVWDKNISCPDLADSNMFKTPDIQEFNTSAGVFNFKETTAVRARKSNTAAVLEGQCGYKRKKRRLETPTEVIKRNWKSKHSKSMHNLLNEVPKAGVDEQKYHTIHSSEELFSRTNQSSTENIFNHQFVFPPYPDIRTFTHQPSPTCNNCCCPAFSTHRSLSCQNLSCCWRCNVPIFSCDTCPMALDDRERWACSTRHFEARPRRKKAVPIEEYLETYFEGETEETFEEMLNRQKAELNALMEAHRRQQLEYMGKYKRQKDRGDT, encoded by the exons ttCTTCTTCGAGGGACAACGTTGCCACAGTTTACCCCGTAGTCAG attttaaacGAGCTGGGTGACAGTGTTAATGATGCAATAGCCGACAGGCAACGACTGAAAAAGAAGAAGGAGAAATCCGTGAAGCATGGCGGAGTAACTAGTCTAATCCCCATTGAGACTGATTCCAACGCTGAAGACGACACCGAAGTGCAGCAAAACGATATGAGATTACTTGAG GTAGGAACGAAGTACAACATCCCGAAAAACCTGTTCCAAAGCGCGGAAATGACGGAAATCACGGAACAAACCATCGACCGTCATGACGAAAACGCGGACAGCAATTTGGAAGTGGAGCAGCCGGTGGTGGTGAATTTGCGGGAGCGCGAGGGGAAGGAGGATGACGACGACGTATTTCGGCCTATAGCAGTCAGTCCTGATGGGAGGTTTTTCAAATACGAGGAGGAAATCGGCAGGGGCTCGTTCAAAACTGTTTATCGCGGTTTGGACACTCAAACCG GGGTGGCGGTGGCCTGGTGCGAATTGCAAGAGAAGAAACTCAACAAAGCGGAACGACAACGCTTCAGGGAGGAAGCAGAAATGCTGAAGAAGCTGCAGCATCCCAACATAGTGCGGTTCTACAATTATTGGGAGAGCCCTGGTCCTAAAAGGAAAAACATCGTGCTGGTCACTGAGTTAATGTTGAGCGGAACCCTCAAGGC GTACCTTCGccgtttcaaaaaaattaacccaaaAGTCTTAAAATCGTGGTGCCGCCAGATTCTAAAAGGCCTGGCATTCTTACACTCCCGCGGTCCTCCCATCATTCACCGAGATCTGAAATGCGACAACATCTTCATCACCGGCACAACTGGTTCAGTTAAAATTGGCGACTTGGGCCTTGCTACTTTGAAAAACCGGAGCTTCGCCAAATCCGTCATTGGAACTCCAGAGTTTATGGCTCCGGAGATGTACGAGGAGCATTACGATGAAGGGGTAGATGTGTATGCGTTCGGAATGTGCATGCTGGAGATGGCCACCAGCGAGTATCCCTATTCTGAGTGTACCGGGCCTGCACAGATTTACAAGAAAGTTATATCG GGAGTGAAACCCGCCAGTTTTGACAAGGTTCAAAACCCAGAAATTAAAGATGTGATCGAAAGCTGTATTCGACCCAGAAAAGAGGATCGTCCGAAGGTGAAGGATTTGCTTCAGCACGCCTTCTTTGAAGAGGATGTTGGCTTGAAG GTGGAGGTGGTGTCTCAGGAAGGCAGGAAAATCGTCTTCAGGCTACGAGTGGTCGACCCCAAGAAGAGGACTCATAAGCATAAGGAAAACGAGGCCATACAGTTTGAGTTTGATATGGAAACGGACAAGTACGACGCAATTTCAGCTGAAATG GCCAAGTCTGGAATTATCTTCGAAGAAGATGCTAAAACCGTGTCGCAACTGCTAAAAGCCCAGATCGTGCAGATCAACAAAGAGCGAGAAAAGCAAGAAAAACAGAATAAGGAGCAAGAAGCTTTGGCGCAACAGCTGCAATATCAGCAGTATTTGCAGCAGCAAG cTGAACAGCAGCAACAGCAGATAAATCAGCAGCAGCAGCAAAATACTCAGCAACAG TTCCAACAACAGCAGGCTCAATATCAACAGCAGCAGCCAAATATCTTGCAGCAAATGCAGCCCGATCAACAACAGCAATTCCAGCAGCAACAGCAACATAACATCGTTCAGCAGGAGCAACAACAGTACCAGCAACCTCAGCAGCAACAGCCACAAGATCTGCAGCACCAGTTTCCGCAACAGTCGGCCTCACAGACGGTTATGAATGTCGCACCTCCTGAAGGTCAGGCTCAG cctCAAACTGTGATCTACCAACAACCAACGGCTCCTCAAGCGACTCAACCTCAGGCTCAGCCGCAGGTCGACCAGCCACAAGTGTCGCCCCCTTCAGGGGTGCAACTGCAGAGGCAAACTTCAGTAGAGCCTAATGTTCAAAGTCAGCCTATTGTCCATAAGCAATCTGCTCCCACTCAGTTCATACAGCAGAATTATATACCTGAGGGAGTTGCGCAGCATGCTGAATATATACAG GTAGCAGGAGTGAATCCGGCACCCCCTCATGAATCCGCCTCTTTGCAGTCGGAAATGCTGCATCCAAGCCATGGAGAGCAGCACCGCTTGAGCGACACTCAAATAGAAATTCAAGCGCAACCTCCAAGCTTCCAGCAACCTCAAAACTTTGCACCCCAACAACAGCCCAACTTCCAACACCAGCAGGCCTATCAGACTCAACAAAACTTCAATAACGAACAGCAACAGTATCACCAGCAATATCAAGCGGAGCAGCAACAACAGTTTGCTCAGCAACAGCAGCAATACCAACAGACGCAAAT ATATCAGCAGCAGACGCAAGTGTATCCGCAGCAACAGCAGCCACAACAACAACAGCAAATGCCAGTCTACAATCAGCAATACAGTCAGCAACAGTCGCAGCAATACATGCCGCCATCTGTTGAGCAGCAGCAACAATTTGTGCCATCTCAGCAACAACCGCAGCAGCAAAGTGTTGACCAGCAGGTGTATCAACAACAGCCACAGTTCACGCAAAATCACGTACAGATTCCGCAGACGCAAGCGCAGCCACTTCCAGTACAACAGCCGCAGGTGCAGGAGATTGCACAGGAACTATCGCATTCGATGGGTCATCG attgTCAACCACCGAAATCCCTCCGATGAATCTCGAACAGCTACAACAGAAGCTGGCCGCTCAAAGTCTGAAAGACCAGCACCGCGCCTCTACCACCTCTCTTCCTCCCATGCCATCCTTCGATCAAAGTCAGCCGGATCACCGCCGACTTTCCACCGCCTCCCAGCCGGCCTGTTCTCAGGAATATACTCAGTTACAACAACAAACCATTACTGAGGAATTGGCGCAACAGCAGCACTATACCCAGCTGCAGCAGCAAACCATAACTGAAGAAATAGTTCAACAACAACAGCCGCACATACAAGAAGAGGTTGTACTTAAAAACGGTTTGGCAGAGCCCATTTTGACAGCGGAACAGTTGGCCGTAAAGCTGAATCAACAAAGCAGTGCGGCGATTTCGGGGCATACTCAACCACAGAATGATGATATGGATCTATCTGTATCCGAGCAG GACCACTCGTCTTCGACCAGTGCTGACCCAGAACCGTCGAAACGTCGCGCAACGAAACGTTCCTCGATCCGGCATCGACTTATAGTCGACTCGGTCCAAGCGGACGGTACCGTGGAATGCCGACTCGTTTCAAAACAGCAAACGGTCAGTTTCAAGTTCAATCGTTTGGACACGACCGCGTCCGATATCATAGACGGCATGACCAAACAGGACTTGTTAAAGCCCGGACAACATGAGAAATTAAGGGTGCATCTCCAGGAGGTGATGATGGAACTCAAATTGAGGCCCGATCAGATCCCGGAGTGTGCTCGGTCTGGGTCCCACGGTCGCGAGGGGCGGAAG GTTAGGCACCCGTCTCTTACGAGGCAATCCCACAAAAAATCTCACAGGCGGCATCGATCT AGAGACGAGACAAGTAGCCAACCCTTCAACTCCAAACTCGAATCGAACACAAACCAGAACGATCTTCAAACCATCAAAACCACTCTAGCAGATACGATTTACCAGAACCTAAG GTGCAGGGAGAGTTTAAATTCCAGCGGTACTGTTTCGAGAAAAACGAGCACCGCCTCAGAGTATACCCCCGAACACACTTACGTCACCAACACTAAAGGACCCCAAGGATTGCTAAAGCAGACCAGCGTTAGCTATGCTAATGACAGCTGCCTGGTAGCTCCTCAAGAAGTCCCCACATCT gTGCAAACCCAAGAAGTCAACCATCAAGAGGAATTCAGGAACGACATCCCCGACCATTCTGATGCTTTTAAAACTGAGTTGGCCAATAGTTTGAAGCAAAAAGAGTCTCCGCCATTGATCCCCGGTCAGAAAGTGAATCTCAAAGTGTTTGTTATGAGTATGGGCAATGATACTCCTCCTCAAAGTGGGGCTGGAACGCCTAATGGAGAACCATCCGCTGAAGTCTCTAGTGAAG gCGGAGTCGATCTTGCGAAGCCTTTGGAAAAAGCCGAGTTAAAAGATCTGCCAGTTAAGAACGCTTTATTGTCTCCACAACGAAAGATATCTAGGTTTTTGGTCAGTCCAGTCCTCAGTGGGCAGTTGGACGTTCCAAAGGGACTTGACTCGGAGATCCGAGAGAGCGCGGCAG AAAATGCCAAAGTCGAATCGCAAGACGTTTCTCCCCAACAAACTATTCTTCCTACCCAACTACCCCAACCGCCCAGTAATCAGCAGTCAATATTGCCCCAACAACCTGAACCGCCTAGTAATCAACAGCCAACGCTCTCTCAACAACCTTTGGCTGGCCCAATAAGCATTCAGGCCTCCCAGCCTGCTAATCTCGAAAATACAGGGACGCCCCTGGTAATCCAACCAGCTCAGCAACTGGCCCCATCCGAACCTACTGCCAGTGTGCCCAGCAGAAAAATATCAGCGCCATTGGAGAGTACCAGGCTGGACGTTGAGAAGCCCATGGAGCAGAAAATAAGCGTTTGCAGTTTGAAGGAGGATTCTACAAGGGGGGAAACAG GTCAAGTGTGTGGGCCAGAATTGATCAATACAATCGAGCAGTTGAAGATAAGTTTGGATAATTTGAAGAACAGTAGTCATCCTAAGAAGGAGGATGAGCCTAAGAAGGTGCTAAATAATGTTGAG GTGCCTTCTGCGAAGCAACCATCCTCTCAACCACAGCCGACTTTCACTCCTGCTCCGGCAGTGACCCAACAGCAGCCCCAATTTACTGCTGTGCCTCCCGCAGCCCCCACTGTCACTCAAACAACCGTATTGTCACAGCCAGTGCCTCAACCCCAAGTGGCACCTCCTGTTATCAGTCAACCGCAACAGATACTTCAAACTCCTCCCGTTATCGAACAGACGCAAGGAGTGCCGAATTTGCAGCAACCTCAG GCCCCAATTCTCGCGAACGTTCCATCAGTAGTGGCTCAACCTCCACAATACGTGGCTCCTCCTCCTTCACAAACCATAGTGCAGCCTCAGTACACACAAGCCCCACCTATCCAGCACGCTCCTCCCATTCAACCGTTAACATCTCAGCAGTTGCCGCAGACTACACCTCCGATTGAACCAGTTACCATTCCTGTACAACAGACCGTGGCCCAGCAAAATTTCGTACCCATGGGTACTGTTAACGGCCAATATCTACCACAA CCACAATCCGGAGTTCCGGTAACACAGATGACGTATCAAACTGCCCCGGCCATAGCGCAATCGGTCATTTCTCCGCAACAGCAAATGATGCAAGTACCCACTAATCAACCTAACGAGGTGGTTTATCAGCCGCAACAAATTTACGCACAGCCGCAGGCCATGCCTTCCTCGGGGTCTGTTCAAAACCTGTCGACGGTTGTGCAACCGGCGCATTTCCAGCCCTCTTTGTCAGTAGAGGAAAACCTGCAGGGTTACGCTAAGAAAGTCCTACCAGATCTCAAACACGTGATTGAGAG tGGATCTAGTAGGAGCAGCCAAGCTTCGACACCTCAGCAAGAGATGATGTATGATCTTAATTTTCAGAGAAATCTCCAGCAGAGGTTGTCGAACATGGGACCTTCGGCCGGTCAGTACGTGCCCCCTACTACG GCACCTTCTAGTCCCCATGCTTTAATCACGCCATTAGAATTCCCTCAAGAACCGATTTCAGTGGTGACAGGTCTAAATAAG cTTCGAGTTGAATCTGGTAGCGGTTCAGGTAGCGGAGCAGCCTCTTCGGAACTACTCTCTCCTGTAATTGAGGTGGATCagcaaaatttcaacaccctaaATAGTCAAACTCCAGCTCAGTTCCCTATAGTTACTGATCCTAAAATAAGGGATTTGAGCGACTTGAATGATCAACTGAAAAAGATTAACGAAAAGCCTGTG AATTCCAGTGAAGGCCAAGCTCCGCCTCAGGTGTCGGATAGTAAGACCGCGGAAATTATTGAGGAAGCCAAGAGGGAGTTGAAGTtggaattagaaaaattgcaTGAAGGAGGCACGACTGTTAGTCAg GCGTTGCAGGAATCGACTCCTGACTCGGCCGCACGCGAACGTCGGGTCTCACGCTTCAGCGTAAGCGTGGTAAATGAACCCGACCGAAGCAGACTGACCCCTCCAAATGCACCCAACGATTCAAAACCGAACTTTCCCGATCCTTCGCGGAAAGAGAGCAACGATTCCACCTCTAGCGGTGGGAACCCTGCTCCTGTCAACCAGGCGGGAGGAGTGTCAGCAGCAGGCACGCCCCTAACCGGCGCAGCCCAGTATCCCGGTCTTGGGAGAGGACAACCAGTAGGCGTGGCATCTGGCGCTACGGGACAAGACTTCACTACGGTGATCAACACAACTTTCGATTCACTGAAGACAACTCTGGTCAAGTCGTTGCCCAATACTGGTG AAGAATTACCTAGTGAAGAAGAAATCTCGCAAGTGAGG TTTCCTCATCCCACTATCACCAAAACCCCCTACATATCGCTCAATCTAGATTATCCAGCTCGTCCTCTGAGGAAATCGTTGAGCTATgttgatttgaaaaaagaaatagagaCTATTATGCCTATTTCAAAGAGCGAGGATGAGAACGTGCGTCGGGCATGCGTAATGGGCCGCAGAAAGTCCAAGACATTTCGTCAATTTCCTCAAATCGTGGTCGTTCCGCCTGAAGGGGACAATAATCTAACCACGAGCATGCCCGACATTCACAAGTCTTTAGATGACTTACAAACCTCCAGTTTATCTCTGGTTTTGAATAACGTATGGGATAAAAACATATCTTGCCCAGATTTAGCTGACTCGAATATGTTCAAAACTCCTGATATTCAGGAGTTCAATACCAGTGCGGGAGTATTTAACTTTAAAGAAACCACAGCTGTTAGAGCACGCAAGTCAAACACTGCAGCTGTCTTGGAGGGCCAATGCGGTTACAAGCGGAAGAAGAGACGTCTAGAAACGCCCACCGAGGTAATAAAAAGGAATTGGAAGTCCAAGCACTCAAAGTCGATGCACAACTTGCTTAATGAGGTGCCAAAAGCGGGAGTTGACGAGCAGAAATATCACACCATTCACTCCTCAGAGGAACTATTCAGTCGTACCAATCAGAGTTCCACAGAGAACATTTTCAATCACCAATTTGTCTTTCCCCCTTACCCAGATATCAGGACATTCACTCATCAACCATCTCCAACGTGCAATAATTGCTGCTGTCCTGCATTTTCTACTCATCGCAGCTTATCGTGCCAAAACTTGTCTTGCTGTTGGAGATGTAATGttccaattttttcttgtgataCATGCCCAATGGCATTAGATGATAGAGAACGGTGGGCGTGTTCTACTAGACACTTTGAGGCGAGGCCAAGGCGTAAAAAGGCGGTTCCCATTGAGGAGTATCTGGAGACATATTTTGAGGGCGAAACG GAAGAAACTTTTGAAGAAATGCTCAATAGACAGAAGGCGGAACTGAACGCCCTAATGGAAGCGCACAGAAGACAGCAGTTGGAATACATGGGGAAATACAAGCGGCAAAAAGATAGAGGTGACACCTAG